From the Tribolium castaneum strain GA2 chromosome 2, icTriCast1.1, whole genome shotgun sequence genome, one window contains:
- the LOC135265225 gene encoding activating transcription factor 7-interacting protein 2-like: MGRRNKKANVKKLWWDRKRYKMPHLITNYSTGQLEIHEGLAKEITKIGNIIRSNWSRESLVEHKKQLELNLSTQVWIEETKPQFAQTYAEEVAFDGIPDVFPKEENTEQDPLEIIGQEEASTSETFDKNKTLLSLSKFLKTKNNSKKVTIEDLQQFCKEKKCKVIVCKNDTRELSAQLKMQQQIIETMDKKIEQISKKVDQLEQQQNTTQGPFRLDISRTFDSPTSEACTILLPSRKPEPANQLIKPPTRPILSARKVGKDVVLKWRMPYCSSKVYAPVASYEVYCYILNGSKRWRRMSKVESSELSMTFTLKNIDDDLIYYFGVRAIDVYKRRGLFSTEVTINNSKISSGCS, from the exons GTACAAAATGCCTCATCTTATAACGAACTATAGCACCGGACAATTGGAAATACATGAAGGATTGGCAAAAGAAATCACTAAAATTGGAAACATTATTCGTTCTAACTGGA GTAGAGAATCGCTGGTTGAGCATAAAAAACAACTTGAATTGAACCTCTCGACACAAGTGTGGATTGAAGAAACCAAACCACAATTTGCACAAACTTACG CAGAAGAAGTTGCTTTTGATGGAATCCCAGACGTATTTCCCAAAGAAGAAAACACTGAGCAAGATCCCCTCGAAATCATAGGACAAGAAGAAGCGAGCACAAGTGAAACCTTcgacaaaaacaaaactctCTTATCgctatcaaaatttttaaaaacgaaaaacaatagtaaaaaagtaacaatTGAAGACTTGCAGCAGTTTTGCAAAGAGAAGAAATGTAAAGTAATTGTGTGTAAAAATGATACAAGGGAGCTTAGCGCACAGTTAAAAATGCAACAACAAATAATCGAGACAATGGATAAGAAAATTGAAcaaatctcgaaaaaagtcGATCAGTTAGAGCAACAACAAAATACAACACAAGGACCATTCCGTTTAGATATTTCTCGAACGTTCGATTCACCAACAAGTGAA GCTTGTACTATTTTATTACCCTCTAGGAAGCCAGAACCTGCAAATCAACTTATCAAACCTCCAACACGACCTATACTAAGTGCTAGAAAAGTGGGCAAAGATGTTGTTCTTAAATGGAGAATGCCTTACTGTTCTAGTAAGGTTTACGCACCTGTTGCAAGTTATGAAGTCTATTGTTATATATTGAATGGTAGTAAAAGATGGCGGAGGATGTCTAAAGTGGAATCGTCTGAACTTTCTATGACTTTTACTTTAAAGAATATTGATGATGacttgatttattattttggtgTTCGTGCGATTGATGTTTATAAAAGAAGGGGTTTGTTTAGTACAGAAGTGACTATTAATAATTCCAAGATATCTTCCGGTTGTAGCTAG